The genomic window TCCCAGGCCGGCGCGCGGCGTAAGCGGTCGGAGGCGAAGCGGTGAATGGCTGTCGCCGCCGTCGTGCCGCAGAGTGCCGCGAACAGGAACACCAGAAGGCCGTTATAGGAGCTGCGGCTTTCCGCGATCGGCACGATGGTGAGCCACTGCAATCCGACCTGATGCGGCATAATGTTGCCGACCATATTCTTGCTCACCGGCGCCAGCGCATCGATGAACAACCCGGGCAGGATGCCGGCAACGAGGCAGAAGGCGGCAAGCACGAGCATCGCGGTCAGCGAGAAGCGGTCGGTCTCATGTGCCGACGCCGCGACATCCGAACGTGGCCGGCCGAGGAAGCTGATGCCATAGAGCTTGACGAAGCAGGCCGCGGCAAAGGCGGCCGCGAGCGCCAGCAAACCGCCGACCGCCGGAATGATCAGCTTGAGGCCCCATGAGGGCAGCTGGGGTGAGAGCAGGATCGCCTGGAAGGTCAGCCATTCCGAAACGAAGCCGTTGAATGGCGGCAATGCCGAGATCGCGACGCAGCCGACCAACACCGCGAACGCCGTCTTCGGCATGCGATGGATCAGCCCGCCGAGTTTCTCCATGTCGCGCTCGCCGGTTGCTCCCAGCACCGCGCCGGCGCCGAAGAACAACAGGCTCTTGAACAGCGCATGATTGAATACATGCAGCATCGCCGCGGTGAAAGCGAGCGCCGCCACCCAGTCGAGCCCTTCCGCCTTGAAAGCCAGCGCCAGCCCGAGGCCGGTGAAGATGATGCCGATATTCTCAATCGTTGAATAGGCGAGCACGCGCTTGATATCGCGCTGCATCAGCGCATAGAGCACGCCCAGCGTCGCCGAGGGACCGCCGACCAGCAGCACCACCATGCTCCACCACCACACCGGTTCGGGCAGAAGATCAAACACGATGCGCACGAAGCCGTAGACGGCGACCTTGGTCATGACGCCGCTCATGAGGCCAGAGACGTGGCTGGGTGCGGCGGGATGGGCGAGCGGCAGCCAAGCGTGTAGTGGCATCAGGCCAGCCTTGGAGCCGGCGCCCAGCAGCATGAGGATCACCACCACGCCGCTCAGCGCAGCGGAAGGATGCGAGGCTCGGATCGCATCGAAATCGTAACCAGCACCGCTCGCGAGCAGGCCGAAAGCGAGCAGCAGCGCCAGCGTGCCGAAACT from Bradyrhizobium zhanjiangense includes these protein-coding regions:
- the hyfB gene encoding hydrogenase 4 subunit B — its product is MIAVALWSVAALLALAPAGVVLSTRPRGSIILYGGCLIATSTLCVTALSDLLYFPHLTPSATLPIGLPWLGAHFRLDALSAFFLVVVNLGGAAASLFALGYGRHEDSPGRVLPFYPAYLAGMNVVVLANDAFSFLVAWEFMSLTSWAMVVSHHREAENVRAGYVYLLMASFGTLALLLAFGLLASGAGYDFDAIRASHPSAALSGVVVILMLLGAGSKAGLMPLHAWLPLAHPAAPSHVSGLMSGVMTKVAVYGFVRIVFDLLPEPVWWWSMVVLLVGGPSATLGVLYALMQRDIKRVLAYSTIENIGIIFTGLGLALAFKAEGLDWVAALAFTAAMLHVFNHALFKSLLFFGAGAVLGATGERDMEKLGGLIHRMPKTAFAVLVGCVAISALPPFNGFVSEWLTFQAILLSPQLPSWGLKLIIPAVGGLLALAAAFAAACFVKLYGISFLGRPRSDVAASAHETDRFSLTAMLVLAAFCLVAGILPGLFIDALAPVSKNMVGNIMPHQVGLQWLTIVPIAESRSSYNGLLVFLFAALCGTTAATAIHRFASDRLRRAPAWDCGYPDPNPAIQYSASSFSQPIRRVFGSVIFAAREIGEMPPPSSPVPARLRVELHDLIWDVLYAPIAKLIGFATDRINILQFLTIRRYLTLVFVALIVLLLVVAL